The Mercenaria mercenaria strain notata unplaced genomic scaffold, MADL_Memer_1 contig_1882, whole genome shotgun sequence genome window below encodes:
- the LOC128551972 gene encoding uncharacterized protein LOC128551972, with protein sequence MSDDPEESAYYLRLVSMYMDIGTDTVLGVFVHHSPGGDAEAFLKANQQAIFKLKEDQILNEQECASLLQEGQKSQKGKLILKNPLDLNRFDASLLITLARNLFTNQQLPPPTKGWKNPPRNKDKSIAADLLRLKTIRNVIVGHQPKARLPKWRFDDEWQKLSEIILRIQQQISGNVVQIKEMIEKYRLQRLDPSVKNKYDEKLKEWHNEVAEVQDQVEELIKKLEGFDAYFKSKSDRFERYTKLLFKGGHFVLSAFLSKKLEKEGRDLRRILDENKESLQTNITDTKQLDILYPPASITDPLDTSSWDVSLLATVILQLFVSTKDRGIIRNVNRIKDAHKNYVDSALVALDSNTFEDYWTDLKASIEIVSYKLDENKADRCYQILEECKKRISEHEFQTYMDELKKQGSEMKTFTDIFKDTLQKTKDFLQDMITHGISFKNGHELELKMITIGNNEEKKKLAEEILTKVWHEALDRSIETTEYSDVKNEVDKILDEIKEKKSVKSITIKTACILLHITCTSPSDMLNMINYFESKSCHESLVNISKELGYYFDTALTVYGVVPIDCLWAISNLQSESIQPKEIGVRLPITVSSPEGMKQLISLCGSEEIANNTNSIADALSKHLNDTIELKTSTDMKELEKVFDADKSSSDSGSDCSSTESSDINSNQPNQPNVSGECSDEWSPGHTPEESTELDDKKDHPQERHKDNSIKKEAEPVTIPPDIYTAESSDPANSDLKCTNR encoded by the exons ATGTCTGATGATCCGGAAGAAAGTGCGTACTATCTGCGTcttgtgtctatgtatatggaCATAGGAACAGATACTGTTCTAGGTGTGTTCGTACATCATTCACCAGGAGGAGATGCAGAAGCATTTCTGAAGGCAAACCAACAGGCTATTTTTAAACTGAAGGAAGATCAAATTCTAAATGAACAAGAGTGCGCGTCACTTCTGCAGGAAGGTCAGAAAAGTCAGAAAGGCAAACTTATTTTGAAGAATCCACTTGATCTTAATCGTTTTGATGCATCCTTATTGATAACTCTGGCTAGAAACCTTTTCACAAATCAACAATTACCGCCTCCTACGAAAGGATGGAAGAATCCACCAAGAAACAAAGACAAGTCTATAGCTGCTGACCTATTACGTCTGAAGACCATAAGAAATGTTATTGTTGGTCATCAACCGAAGGCACGACTGCCAAAGTGGCGATTTGACGATGAGTGGCAGAAATTGTCAGAAATAATCCTTAGAATACAGCAACAAATTTCTGGGAACGTAGTACAAATTAAAGAGATGATCGAAAAGTATCGTTTGCAGAGACTAGATCCCAGTGTTAAGAACAAGTATGATGAGAAATTAAAAGAATGGCACAATGAAGTGGCTGAGGTGCAGGATCAG GTCGAAGAATTAATCAAGAAACTTGAAG gtTTTGACGCCTATTTCAAAAGTAAGAGCGATCGGTTTGAGAGGTATACAAAGTTGTTGTTCAAAGGTGGCCACTTTGTTCTATCAGCCTTTCTCAGTAAAAAACTAGAAAAGGAAGGAAGAGATTTACGGCGTATTCTTGATGAAAACAAAGAATCTCTTCAGACGAATATTACTGACACAAAACAATTAGACATTCTTTATCCACCGGCCAGTATAACAGATCCGTTGGATACATCTTCGTGGGATGTTTCCCTTCTGGCAACAGTTATTCTACAGCTGTTTGTCAGTACAAAAGACAGAGGCATAATACGAAACGTAAACAGAATAAAAGATGCACACAAGAATTATGTAGATTCTGCGCTTGTAGCGTTAGATAGTAACACGTTTGAAGATTATTGGACTGACCTCAAAGCAAGTATAGAAATTGTTTCCTATAAACTGGATGAGAACAAAGCTGATCGATGTTATCAGATTCTAGAAGAATGCAAGAAGAGAATATCAGAACATGAATTCCAGACTTACATGGATGAACTGAAAAAGCAAGGCTCTGAAATGAAAACGTTTACtgatatttttaaag ATACACTCCAGAAAACTAAAGACTTTCTACAGGACATGATAACACATGGAATAAGTTTCAAAAATGGTCACG AACTGGAACTTAAGATGATTACTATTGGAAATAATGAAGAGAAGAAGAAATTGGCAGAAGAAATACTGACGAAAGTATGGCATGAAGCTTTAGACAGATCAATAGAAACTACAGAGTATTCTGATGTGAAGAACGAAGTAGATAAGATATTAGACGAAATCAAAGAGAAAAAGAGTGTTAAAAGCATCACAATCAAAACTGCATGCATATTGCTGCATATTACATGCACCTCACCAAGTGATATGTTAAACATGATTAACTACTTTGAGAGTAAAAGCTGTCACGAATCGCTTGTGAACATATCAAAAGAGCTTGGATACTATTTTGACACAGCTTTAACAGTGTATGGTGTTGTACCTATCGACTGCCTATGGGCTATATCAAATTTACaaa GCGAATCCATACAACCGAAAGAAATAGGCGTACGGCTTCCGATAACAGTGTCCTCTCCAGAGGGGATGAAACAACTAATATCATTGTGCGGCAGCGAAGAGATTGCAAATAATACAAACTCTATTGCAGACGCGTTGtcgaaacatttaaatgatacaaTAGAACTGAAAACGTCAACAGATATGAAGGAACTAGAAAAAGTCTTTGATGCAG ATAAGTCAAGTTCCGACAGTGGTAGCGATTGCTCCTCTACGGAAAGCAGTGATATAAATAGCAACCAGCCGAACCAGCCTAATGTGTCCGGGGAATGTTCTGATGAATGGAGTCCTGGTCATACGCCCGAAGAATCAACAGAACTAGATGACAAAAAG